Proteins encoded in a region of the Nitrospirota bacterium genome:
- a CDS encoding DEAD/DEAH box helicase — MSNKKELLDAIAKVEALFSKLDSEREQALSRLNALKQQLAVLEAAYADQSIPYATRTPQEKVSLFRSLFRGREDIFPKLWTSRAGKKGYSPACSNDWISVTCGKTHKPPVKCSECSNRKFLPVTDQVITDHLQGRHVIGVYPMLPDDTCWFLAADFDKDTWMDDVRAFRETCQSMSIPVAVERSRSGNGAHAWFFFTEPVPAATARTMGCYLITVTMSRRHQLSMESYDRLFPSQDTLTKGGFGNLIALPFQQEPRQKGNTVFLDENFTPFEDQWAYLASLGRLSSDVLRRIATEAIWQGDVLGVPRDVAEDGDDHSPWNRPASKKIPKKKISGNFPSETHGVFAQRLFIEKKDLPSTFLTRIKRLASFQNPMFYEKQNLRLSTARIPRVISCFEELPEHIAVPRGCIDDVRELFSEHGVKLLLEDKRVVSDHLLFVFQGTLREPQQEAINEILKYDNGVLSAPPGFGKTVIGAYLTASRGCSTLVLVHRKELLDQWIARLSLFLGIDPKEIGKIGSGKNKPNGKLDVAMIQSLVRKDEVSDLVANYGQVIVDECHHLPAVSFERVLNEVKARYVVGLTATPYRRDGHQPIIHMQCGPVRFSVHPKSQEARTQFKHQLICRTTEFTMENPDAAIQDIFANLVNDKKRNALILADVKQALKDGRFPVLLTERKEHLDILADGLRDDVKHLIVLSGRLSAKGRRETMARLAAIPEGEVRLIAATGRYLGEGFDDPHLDTLILAMPFSWKGTIVQYAGRIHREHPGKHEVRVYDYIDANVPKLLRMHKKRLRGFRDIGYTLD, encoded by the coding sequence ATGTCTAACAAGAAAGAACTTCTCGATGCGATAGCAAAAGTAGAAGCGCTGTTTTCCAAGCTGGACAGCGAACGCGAACAGGCGCTTTCAAGGCTCAATGCCCTCAAACAGCAACTTGCCGTGCTGGAAGCAGCATACGCCGATCAGTCGATACCCTACGCTACCAGAACACCGCAGGAAAAAGTGTCATTGTTCCGCTCGCTATTTCGGGGGAGGGAGGACATCTTTCCGAAATTATGGACGAGCCGTGCCGGCAAGAAAGGTTATTCTCCCGCCTGTTCGAATGATTGGATTTCCGTCACGTGCGGAAAGACGCACAAGCCGCCGGTAAAATGCAGCGAATGCTCCAATCGTAAATTCCTTCCAGTAACCGACCAGGTTATCACGGATCACCTTCAGGGGCGTCATGTAATCGGTGTTTACCCCATGCTGCCCGACGATACCTGCTGGTTTCTTGCTGCTGACTTCGACAAGGATACATGGATGGACGATGTCCGCGCTTTCCGTGAAACCTGTCAAAGTATGAGCATTCCAGTAGCTGTCGAGCGTTCGCGTTCGGGAAACGGAGCGCACGCATGGTTTTTTTTTACTGAACCTGTGCCGGCAGCTACAGCGCGAACGATGGGATGTTACCTGATCACGGTAACCATGAGCAGGCGTCATCAACTCAGCATGGAATCCTACGACCGGTTGTTTCCCAGCCAGGACACACTGACCAAGGGTGGATTCGGGAATCTGATCGCGCTGCCGTTTCAACAGGAACCGCGACAAAAAGGCAATACTGTGTTTCTCGATGAAAACTTCACCCCCTTTGAAGATCAATGGGCTTATCTTGCATCACTCGGACGACTGTCGTCGGACGTCCTCCGGCGGATCGCCACTGAGGCGATATGGCAGGGCGATGTGCTCGGGGTGCCAAGAGATGTTGCCGAAGACGGGGACGATCATTCTCCTTGGAACCGGCCAGCGTCAAAGAAGATACCGAAAAAGAAAATCAGCGGGAATTTTCCATCTGAAACGCACGGCGTTTTTGCTCAGCGTCTCTTTATCGAAAAGAAGGATTTGCCATCAACTTTTTTGACCCGCATCAAACGGTTAGCTTCGTTTCAAAATCCCATGTTTTATGAGAAGCAGAACTTGCGTCTCTCAACGGCCCGGATACCGCGTGTGATTTCCTGCTTTGAAGAGCTTCCCGAACATATTGCCGTCCCAAGAGGCTGCATTGACGATGTCCGCGAGCTATTTTCAGAACATGGCGTCAAGCTGTTACTTGAGGATAAACGCGTTGTTTCCGATCATCTCTTGTTTGTTTTTCAAGGAACACTCAGAGAACCACAGCAAGAGGCTATCAACGAAATCCTTAAGTACGACAACGGCGTCCTGTCTGCGCCTCCGGGATTCGGCAAAACCGTAATCGGCGCGTATCTCACTGCCTCGAGAGGATGCAGTACGCTTGTGCTTGTCCATAGGAAAGAGCTTCTGGATCAGTGGATCGCAAGGCTTTCTCTCTTTCTCGGAATTGATCCGAAAGAAATCGGCAAGATCGGGTCAGGCAAGAACAAGCCGAACGGAAAACTGGATGTTGCCATGATCCAGAGCCTCGTTCGAAAAGACGAGGTTAGCGATCTGGTGGCCAACTATGGTCAGGTGATAGTGGATGAATGCCATCATCTTCCGGCTGTTTCCTTTGAGCGCGTCTTGAATGAGGTAAAAGCGCGATACGTTGTCGGTTTGACGGCGACACCGTATCGACGGGACGGGCACCAGCCGATCATTCATATGCAGTGCGGACCAGTCCGCTTTTCCGTTCATCCGAAAAGCCAAGAGGCAAGAACGCAGTTCAAGCACCAACTGATCTGCAGAACAACTGAATTTACCATGGAAAATCCTGATGCCGCGATTCAGGACATTTTCGCGAATCTCGTTAACGATAAGAAGCGAAACGCTCTTATTCTTGCCGATGTAAAGCAGGCACTCAAGGACGGAAGATTCCCAGTGCTCCTGACTGAGCGGAAAGAGCATTTGGACATCCTCGCGGATGGATTACGAGACGACGTGAAGCACCTTATTGTTTTAAGCGGCAGACTGTCTGCTAAAGGGCGGCGTGAAACCATGGCAAGACTCGCGGCAATTCCGGAAGGCGAAGTGCGGCTCATTGCGGCAACTGGTCGTTACCTCGGAGAAGGCTTCGATGATCCCCATCTTGATACGCTGATTCTCGCCATGCCTTTTTCCTGGAAGGGCACGATTGTGCAGTACGCGGGGAGGATACACCGGGAGCATCCGGGGAAGCATGAAGTTCGAGTGTACGATTATATCGATGCCAATGTGCCAAAATTGCTCAGGATGCATAAAAAGCGTCTGCGAGGTTTTAGGGATATCGGTTATACATTGGACTAA
- a CDS encoding PIN domain-containing protein codes for MSDAIKKKATTLEEFGFDSLDAMHLACAESGGVEYFITCDDTFVRKAKKERNAVSLSVCSPLEFLVEEVFKNA; via the coding sequence ATGAGCGATGCGATCAAGAAGAAAGCAACCACATTGGAAGAGTTCGGTTTTGATTCGCTCGATGCAATGCATCTCGCTTGTGCTGAATCCGGCGGCGTGGAATACTTTATCACCTGTGATGATACATTCGTCAGGAAAGCCAAGAAAGAGCGAAATGCGGTTTCATTGTCGGTATGCAGTCCCCTTGAATTTCTAGTAGAGGAGGTGTTTAAAAATGCTTAA
- a CDS encoding DUF167 domain-containing protein gives MSLKKSLPRNKGPEPPVTVSIRIQPRASKNEIVTMDSGGLKIRLTAPPVDGAANEALVKFLATTLSIPKSNVEIVSGHTSRKKIVRISGISDSEVKRLLNSEEE, from the coding sequence TTGTCACTGAAGAAAAGCCTGCCCAGGAATAAAGGTCCGGAGCCGCCGGTTACCGTCTCAATACGGATCCAGCCCCGCGCCTCGAAGAACGAGATCGTCACGATGGATAGCGGCGGGCTCAAGATCAGACTCACCGCTCCGCCGGTCGACGGCGCTGCCAACGAGGCGTTAGTGAAGTTCCTCGCTACCACCCTGTCTATCCCCAAATCCAATGTTGAGATCGTTTCCGGCCACACGTCACGGAAAAAGATCGTCCGCATCAGCGGCATAAGCGACAGTGAGGTGAAAAGGCTGTTGAATAGCGAAGAGGAATGA
- a CDS encoding DivIVA domain-containing protein, which yields MTNEIRVTPIDIQQKRFHVVFRGYERTEVEMFLDLVRDEMETLLREVTELRDFRQDYDQRLRELNEREEIVKNTLLMTQKLMENQKESARSAADVIIKEAEVRRLQLLNNAQDEKAKLDVDIQELKRRKHHFLQDIKKIIEMHREMVTFEEAGVVTEEKPAQE from the coding sequence ATGACGAACGAAATCAGGGTAACACCGATCGACATCCAGCAGAAACGGTTCCATGTGGTCTTCCGCGGCTATGAGCGGACCGAGGTCGAGATGTTCCTCGACCTGGTGCGGGACGAGATGGAAACACTGTTGCGGGAGGTAACGGAACTGCGGGATTTCCGCCAGGACTATGATCAGCGCCTGCGCGAACTGAACGAGCGGGAAGAGATCGTCAAGAACACGTTGTTGATGACCCAGAAGCTCATGGAGAACCAGAAGGAAAGCGCGCGCAGCGCGGCGGACGTCATTATCAAGGAAGCGGAGGTGCGCCGGCTGCAGCTTCTGAACAACGCCCAGGATGAAAAGGCAAAGCTGGATGTGGATATCCAGGAGCTGAAGCGCCGGAAGCATCACTTCTTACAGGACATCAAGAAGATCATCGAGATGCACCGGGAAATGGTCACCTTTGAGGAGGCCGGCGTTGTCACTGAAGAAAAGCCTGCCCAGGAATAA
- a CDS encoding Dam family site-specific DNA-(adenine-N6)-methyltransferase produces MNSFLSYLGGKSKLANRIVSMIPEHTGYCEVFAGASWLFFKKEESEVEIINDINADLVTLYRVVKHHLDEFIRYFRWILVSREEFERFKQTPPDVLTDIQRAARFYFLLKTGFAAKITSPSFSISPLRRSNFNLLRIEEELSAVHLRLARAYIENKPYGYVIARFDRPTTFFYIDPPYYRCENDYGKGIFSRDDFEKLRDLLRTVKGKFIMSINDVPEIRALYKEFRIQSVTTQYSAGKTGAKKGMRELLIMNFKPRAR; encoded by the coding sequence ATGAACAGCTTTTTGTCGTATTTGGGAGGGAAGTCAAAGCTCGCAAACAGGATTGTCTCGATGATCCCCGAGCATACCGGTTACTGCGAGGTTTTTGCAGGCGCATCGTGGTTGTTTTTCAAAAAAGAAGAGTCGGAAGTAGAGATCATCAACGACATCAATGCTGACCTTGTTACGCTCTACCGGGTCGTAAAGCATCACCTTGATGAGTTTATCCGCTATTTCCGCTGGATCCTCGTATCGCGTGAGGAGTTCGAGCGGTTCAAGCAGACGCCTCCGGACGTCCTCACGGATATCCAGCGCGCGGCACGGTTTTACTTCCTGCTGAAGACCGGCTTTGCCGCCAAAATAACGAGCCCGTCATTCTCGATCTCACCACTCAGGAGATCTAACTTCAACCTGCTTCGGATTGAGGAGGAGTTATCCGCTGTCCATCTCCGCCTCGCGCGGGCATATATTGAGAACAAGCCCTATGGTTATGTGATCGCCAGGTTCGATCGGCCAACGACGTTCTTCTATATAGACCCTCCTTATTACCGCTGTGAAAACGACTACGGCAAGGGGATATTCAGCCGGGATGATTTCGAGAAACTACGTGACCTCCTGCGCACCGTGAAGGGTAAGTTTATCATGTCAATCAACGATGTTCCCGAGATCCGTGCCCTCTACAAAGAGTTCCGGATACAGTCAGTTACAACCCAGTACTCAGCAGGCAAAACGGGAGCAAAGAAGGGCATGCGGGAGCTCTTAATTATGAACTTCAAACCGAGGGCCAGATAG
- a CDS encoding host specificity factor TipJ family phage tail protein, which translates to MNNLTLIKVYNPFNRRDQDICPVPYLHGQTLLDLRNTHYPKDIDVVVSINGNIIPTDQLAVSFPMSGDQMLFVPQVHGGGDNEKSVYRMVLMIAVAVASIYTMNLGGWYLVAGIGLSVVGGMAVNALLPPPRPELPTLGSGLMDGSQLYSWNPQTIQRQGVPIPGFYGVNKLYGNILGAFTDSDDNVTSKLSVLLSMGIGPQKSLNTFKINDQDSGLYKVVPEVRLGYLNQDVIHSFNNTKTEYTLNIHVESTSPYTYVTPGSNFDALEVEVLFPNGLWYMNNSGGLDSSFVQVKISIRKQGTTPWTYITNATDGPANSNIPAGFWSLGKWAINTQTGASYWFEKTRGTSGRNDHIEGAIEYVDMDGDYVNETPMRWRWVNDSEAAVNTLSTFYPFIAAALKPIRKKFTLPSIQTKGIYEIKIENLTVTKNDPRYGEAMYVTAIREIVYDGFIYPRQALVGLTAIATDKLSASFRFSCLTDGKYCRIWNGSTWSVDVTSNPAWVTFDILTQPVFDNNLAVVRYDGMDPSRIDLAKFLEWAAWCDDLVPDGYGGTEKRITFNGGFDSAGNMWEAAHRVCEIGRAVLIWRGINLTIAIDKPSDPVQLFTVGNINKNQFKESFMPLADRASEMTIEYINSAKGYDRDEFSIVNPDVDPGGASPARLQLFGVTKPSEAWRHARYRLACNQYLLSSAEWGADIDAIVCEPGDVVSVQHDIPTAGSVGGRIISATTTEVTIDREVTLSVGNAYSLWVRMSDDSIVIRSVTNAPGTYTVLSVSTPFGTAPAQYDPYAFGETATVTKPYRVLGIRKTRDLQCTITGVEYNASIYNTDNLQPALPTPNYDSLDPLPAVDDFLLDELVIARVDGTLEDVIDVYFTDPGSALFSYAEIWWNNGGGWIFSGKSYGHYRIANVETGKTYIVAAVTVNTAGLKQKIQNAPQLSILTLGKLDPPSIVQNFTAQQSDMLIHLGWTNIPDGDRQGYQVRFGASWDAGTLIVNNLAQNSWDWKPTQSGTIHFWIKAFDTSGLESATASEAVLVINGAPPVTGLTQQIIDNFVLLQWTGVPGTFPIKEYEVRKGDVYATSELLGTLTGTFFTWFEMTSGTYKYWITAIDTNDLLGTPNSVTATVSEPPDFELTSQWMDAFESPISSGLYYDSSDKTTYACVQTEDRVSDDFNRADENPLAGNWTTAPGAHALKIVSNQCVTTIGVNDGAYWSGGSFFNDQFAEFTSAVTDYGSLMLRCITSGSVLNLYGLTVSLNGVQLFKYVAGARSTIGSSISLSPPLQASDVIRFEAEGTVLRVKRNNIILREEIDTSLSSGSPGVFVYIGNPAIDNWRGGNLSSAPSWDRFCTAYSITTMQDFINMGGYVIEPMHTSAFYEQTYDAGVTVPGTMISVDVDKVDFKGSVAITPIVSVSVNNVDWITYTGAWKLFVNNFRYTKIHLAFAGTAADIVALNSLNVTLSVKLQNDSGSGIITNASLGSVFKFNKMFSDIKSATPAVKGAPPRLPIYVYVDAVSTCDAACTTTHVKLTAGQGARFLVDDWIKVDLITGPEVVQITNISTDDLTVSPALSGAPPINTTVYIASVRIYFYDLTGALTTGEWSCPITGY; encoded by the coding sequence GATGAATCTCGGTGGATGGTACCTTGTTGCCGGGATAGGGCTATCCGTGGTCGGCGGCATGGCTGTCAACGCACTCCTGCCTCCTCCGCGGCCGGAGCTTCCGACCCTCGGCAGCGGGCTGATGGACGGTTCTCAGCTCTACTCCTGGAACCCGCAGACCATCCAGCGCCAGGGAGTCCCCATCCCAGGGTTCTATGGGGTAAATAAGCTCTATGGAAATATTTTAGGCGCATTCACCGACAGCGATGACAATGTAACGTCAAAATTAAGTGTTCTGCTATCCATGGGCATCGGACCCCAGAAAAGCTTAAATACCTTCAAAATAAACGATCAAGATTCAGGTTTGTACAAGGTTGTTCCCGAAGTAAGACTGGGATATCTTAATCAGGATGTCATTCATTCATTTAACAATACAAAAACAGAATACACTCTGAACATCCATGTTGAGAGTACTTCTCCGTATACCTACGTTACCCCCGGATCAAATTTTGACGCTCTCGAAGTTGAGGTGCTTTTCCCAAATGGATTGTGGTACATGAATAACTCCGGGGGTCTGGATAGTTCGTTTGTGCAGGTAAAAATTTCCATCAGAAAGCAGGGGACAACTCCCTGGACCTATATAACCAATGCGACTGACGGCCCGGCCAACTCGAATATTCCGGCCGGCTTTTGGAGTCTGGGTAAATGGGCGATAAATACCCAAACAGGGGCGAGCTACTGGTTTGAAAAAACGCGTGGAACAAGCGGGAGAAATGACCACATCGAGGGAGCGATTGAATATGTCGACATGGATGGAGACTATGTAAACGAAACACCGATGCGGTGGCGCTGGGTTAATGATTCAGAAGCCGCAGTGAATACCCTCAGCACGTTTTATCCTTTTATTGCGGCAGCGTTAAAGCCCATTAGGAAGAAATTCACGCTTCCGAGCATCCAAACCAAAGGGATTTATGAAATTAAAATAGAGAATCTCACGGTTACTAAAAATGACCCACGATACGGCGAAGCAATGTACGTTACCGCCATACGAGAGATTGTTTATGATGGATTCATTTATCCCCGCCAGGCGTTGGTAGGCCTAACCGCCATTGCCACGGATAAATTGTCTGCATCCTTTCGCTTCTCCTGCCTCACCGACGGCAAATACTGCCGCATCTGGAACGGGTCCACCTGGTCCGTCGATGTCACGAGCAACCCTGCCTGGGTGACGTTCGATATTCTGACACAACCGGTATTTGACAATAACCTCGCCGTGGTCCGCTACGATGGCATGGATCCGTCCAGGATCGATCTTGCAAAGTTTTTGGAATGGGCCGCCTGGTGTGACGATCTTGTTCCTGACGGTTATGGAGGCACGGAGAAGCGCATTACCTTCAACGGCGGTTTTGATTCTGCCGGGAATATGTGGGAGGCCGCGCATCGGGTCTGCGAGATCGGCCGCGCGGTCCTCATCTGGCGCGGGATAAATCTAACCATTGCAATCGACAAACCGTCCGATCCCGTGCAGCTCTTCACCGTCGGGAATATCAACAAAAACCAGTTTAAGGAATCTTTCATGCCCTTGGCCGATCGGGCCTCGGAGATGACGATCGAATATATCAATTCGGCGAAGGGCTACGATCGCGACGAATTTTCCATCGTCAACCCGGATGTGGACCCCGGCGGCGCGAGCCCTGCCCGCCTGCAGCTTTTCGGCGTCACCAAGCCCTCGGAGGCCTGGCGTCACGCGCGGTACCGCCTCGCCTGCAATCAATACCTCCTCTCCTCGGCAGAGTGGGGCGCGGACATTGATGCCATAGTCTGCGAACCCGGCGACGTTGTCAGCGTCCAACATGACATCCCGACAGCCGGATCAGTCGGCGGTCGCATTATATCCGCCACAACCACGGAAGTGACCATTGATCGCGAGGTGACGCTCTCGGTCGGAAACGCCTATTCTCTCTGGGTGAGAATGAGCGATGACTCTATTGTCATCCGGTCCGTCACAAACGCACCGGGCACTTACACCGTATTGTCCGTCTCCACGCCCTTCGGCACGGCGCCTGCACAATATGATCCTTATGCGTTCGGCGAGACTGCAACCGTCACAAAACCGTATCGAGTGCTCGGCATCCGCAAGACGCGCGATCTGCAATGCACCATCACGGGGGTGGAATACAATGCCTCGATCTACAACACGGACAACCTTCAGCCGGCATTGCCGACTCCGAACTATGACAGCCTCGATCCGCTTCCGGCCGTGGATGACTTTCTGCTTGATGAACTGGTCATTGCGCGGGTGGACGGCACGCTTGAGGATGTGATTGACGTTTACTTCACCGATCCCGGATCGGCCCTGTTCTCGTATGCTGAAATCTGGTGGAACAACGGCGGCGGGTGGATTTTCTCGGGAAAATCCTACGGACATTACAGAATAGCAAACGTGGAAACGGGCAAAACCTACATTGTCGCCGCCGTCACGGTGAATACGGCGGGCCTCAAACAAAAGATCCAGAACGCCCCGCAACTCAGCATCCTCACCCTCGGAAAACTCGATCCGCCGTCGATCGTCCAGAATTTCACCGCACAGCAAAGCGACATGCTGATTCATCTCGGCTGGACCAATATCCCGGACGGCGATCGGCAGGGCTATCAGGTCCGGTTCGGAGCGTCCTGGGATGCCGGAACATTGATCGTTAATAACCTCGCTCAAAATAGCTGGGATTGGAAGCCGACACAATCCGGGACTATCCATTTTTGGATCAAAGCATTCGACACCAGCGGACTTGAAAGCGCCACCGCGAGCGAGGCCGTCCTGGTCATCAACGGCGCCCCCCCGGTAACTGGCCTCACCCAGCAGATCATCGACAATTTTGTGCTGCTCCAGTGGACCGGAGTGCCGGGCACATTTCCGATAAAGGAATATGAGGTCCGGAAGGGCGATGTATACGCAACATCGGAACTCCTTGGCACGCTCACCGGCACGTTTTTCACCTGGTTTGAAATGACCTCGGGCACATATAAATACTGGATTACCGCCATTGACACAAACGATCTGCTCGGCACGCCGAATAGCGTCACGGCGACGGTAAGCGAGCCTCCGGATTTTGAATTAACTTCTCAATGGATGGATGCTTTTGAAAGCCCCATTTCCTCCGGGTTATACTATGACAGCAGTGATAAAACAACCTATGCATGCGTCCAAACAGAGGACAGAGTCAGTGATGATTTCAACCGTGCGGATGAAAACCCGCTCGCGGGGAACTGGACCACGGCCCCCGGCGCCCACGCATTAAAAATCGTTTCGAATCAATGTGTGACAACCATTGGCGTCAACGACGGCGCATATTGGTCCGGAGGTTCATTTTTCAATGATCAGTTTGCGGAATTCACGTCAGCGGTCACAGACTATGGATCGTTGATGTTGCGTTGTATTACCTCCGGAAGCGTCTTAAACCTGTACGGACTAACAGTATCATTAAATGGTGTACAACTCTTTAAATATGTCGCCGGAGCCCGTTCCACCATCGGCAGCAGCATCAGTCTGTCTCCACCGCTCCAGGCCTCGGATGTTATCCGGTTTGAAGCCGAGGGGACCGTTCTGCGGGTAAAGCGCAACAATATCATCCTGCGGGAAGAGATCGACACTTCCCTTTCCAGCGGGTCTCCTGGGGTGTTTGTATACATCGGGAACCCCGCAATTGACAACTGGAGGGGTGGAAATTTAAGCTCAGCCCCGAGCTGGGATCGTTTTTGTACCGCGTATTCGATTACCACCATGCAGGATTTTATCAATATGGGCGGGTATGTTATTGAACCCATGCACACCTCGGCATTTTATGAGCAGACGTATGATGCGGGAGTTACCGTGCCCGGCACCATGATCTCCGTTGATGTTGATAAGGTCGATTTTAAAGGTTCGGTTGCAATCACGCCGATAGTATCCGTGTCCGTGAACAATGTCGATTGGATAACCTATACCGGGGCATGGAAACTGTTCGTTAATAATTTTAGATACACAAAGATCCATCTTGCCTTTGCGGGCACAGCTGCGGACATTGTCGCGCTCAACAGCTTAAACGTAACGCTCTCTGTCAAGTTGCAGAACGATTCAGGTAGCGGCATTATTACCAATGCATCATTAGGAAGTGTATTCAAATTCAACAAAATGTTTTCGGACATTAAGTCGGCTACCCCGGCCGTTAAGGGAGCGCCTCCCCGCCTCCCGATATATGTCTATGTAGATGCGGTTTCCACCTGTGATGCCGCATGCACCACAACCCATGTAAAATTGACCGCCGGTCAGGGAGCGCGCTTTCTCGTGGACGATTGGATTAAGGTAGATCTGATCACCGGACCGGAAGTAGTGCAGATTACGAATATCTCAACCGACGATCTCACCGTGTCACCGGCACTGTCCGGCGCGCCGCCCATAAACACCACGGTCTATATAGCAAGTGTTCGAATTTATTTTTATGACCTCACCGGAGCATTAACCACCGGCGAATGGAGTTGCCCAATAACAGGATATTAG